One Choloepus didactylus isolate mChoDid1 chromosome 16, mChoDid1.pri, whole genome shotgun sequence DNA window includes the following coding sequences:
- the LOC119511733 gene encoding zinc finger CCHC domain-containing protein 10 has product MATPMHRLIARRQAEANKQHVRCQKCLEFGHWTYECTGKRKYLHRPSRTAELKKALKEKENRLLLQQSIGETNVEKKNKKKRSKSVTSSSTNSSDSSASDSSSESEGTSTSSSSEDSDTDESSSSPSSSASSTSSSSSSDSDSDSSSSSSSTTSTDSSSEDEPPKKKKKK; this is encoded by the exons ATGGCGACTCCCATGCACCGTCTCATAGCGCGGAGACAGGC GGAAGCAAATAAGCAACATGTAAGATGTCAGAAATGCTTAGAATTTGGACACTGGACTTACGAATGCACAGGAAAAAGGAAATACCTACACAGGCCTTCAAGAACAGCAGAACTAAAgaaagctttaaaagaaaaagaaaacagattattATTACAGCAAAGCATTGGAGAAACTAatgtagaaaaaaagaacaagaaaaaaaggtCTAAGAGTGTAACCAGTTCCAGTACCAATAGCAGTGACAGTTCAGCCAGTGATTCTTCATCAGAAAGTGAAGGAACATCTACCTCATCCTCCTCAGAGGATAGTGACACTGACGAAAGCTCTTCTAGTCCATCATCTTCAGCTTCCTCCACaagctcttcctcctcctctgattCAGACTCAGATTCCAGCTCCTCCAGTAGCAGTACCACCAGCACAGATAGCAGCTCTGAGGATGAAccaccaaagaagaagaaaaagaaatag